The following is a genomic window from Solanum lycopersicum chromosome 6, SLM_r2.1.
CCTTATAAAGATGAAGTTTTCAGAGGAGGTCAGCGACGTTTGAAGGGAGTTCTTCGATGACCACATTGTagaatttttgaatatcaaaCAACATTCTTTCGTCGTCTGTTGTCACAAAGTTGATCGCAACTCCTTTCCTTCCAAACCTTCCACTTCTTCCAATACGATGGAGATAATTCTCCGGCTGAGTTGGGAGATCATAGTTGATAACAAGGGATACTTGTTGTACATCGATACCACGAGCCAACAGATCAGTTGTGATAAGGACACGGGAAGAACCAGAGCGAAACTCACGCATGATTATGTCTCTAGTGTTCTGGTCCATATCTCCATGTGTAGCTGAAACCGTGTGGTCACGGCTTCGCATTTTGTCCGTCAACCAATCGACCTTGCGCCTAGTGTTCACAAAGATAACACTCTGAGTGATGGCAAGTGTCTCGTATAGATCACAGAGCGTCTCAAGCttccattcctccttatctACATTGACGTAGAACTGTTTGATACCCTCAAGTGTCAATTCATCACGTTTAACCAAGATTCTCACAGGCTTATTCATGAACTTTCTTGTGATGTCAAGGGCTTCTGGTGGCATGGTCGCAGAAAACACTCCGACTTGAACTTTGGTAGGCAGCATCTGGAAAATATCATATATCTGCCAATATAGACACATGGATAAAGGTTCCAAATTACTAATTTCTCAAAGTCGACAGCAAATCAAATCGGAGGGAAAGGTCATAAACTCTGTATTTAGTTTTACTAATCGCAAtcagcaaatgaaggaacaaaTTCAACGGGATGATCAATTTACATTATGTCCTTAGGAACCAAATAAATGGGAGGGGTACTAGTGTGTAACTTATCTCAATAGCTAATTCCCGACAATGATTAAGATGACTGGTTAACGGAGTACAAGAACATCTAAACGTAAACTAAATCTGTATCTTCTATATTGATTTCTTCAAAAGAATTAATTCCAGCGATAATCCCAGATTAGCAAACCGAGGGACCTCAAACCTGAACTTGTTCAAATCGTCTACTAAGGGGTAATTATAAATCTAATTGAAGAGGTTGAAGTACCTGATCCTTAAAACCCCGTGACAGCATTTCATCAGCCTCGTCTAGCACAAACATTCTGAGGCAATCAGGACGGAGGGACTGTCTTCGCAACATGTCAAACACACGTCCAGGGGTGCCAACAACAACATGAACACCAGCTGCGAGAATGCGTTGATCCTCCCTGACACTAGTGCCACCTACACAAGCATGGACCTTAACCCCAAGATAGTCACCAAGTGCTCGCATAACCTTCTCAATCTGCTGTGCAAGTTCTCGAGTAGGTGCCAACACCAATGATTGGCATTGAATTAAACCATAATCAAGTTGCTGCAAAATTCCAGAACAAAAAGTAGCTGTCTTCCCTGTGCCAGATTGAGCTTGCTGAATTACATCAAGTCCCTTGCAAAATGGTACGATACCCCTCTGCTGAATGGCAGATGGTTTCTCAAAACCTTTAAAAGATTGCATGCAGCAAAAAAGGCGGAATCaggcacaaaatcaacaatttaaaaaaaataaactttttttttcagaGAACTCTCAACTGTATGGTACTCCctctgtttcaatttgtttgtctggcTTTGACATGACACAAAGTTTAGGAaagtaaaaaatacttttgaatcttgtgatcttaaacatgtcacgtgaaaagttgaaattaaagagttgcaaaaaaggaaagtaagacaAGCAAATTGAAACGGACTGGATGTATCATGCAAAGAAACAAAAAACCGAAGAATTTTCCTAGACTTGAGAACAATAACTTAAAAGGTTTACATAGTACCATAAGCATAAATGCCCCTGAGAAGATTTTCTTGCAGACCCATAGCATCGAAACTGTCATACACCTCGTCATATGAAGTAAAGAAATCTTTTCCCTCAGCGGCAAGTCTgcaccatatatatataatataagtaaTAGAGACGAGTACAATTTTCAGcatttaacatataaaatttgtattgatTCAAGAAAGAAATGACTAAAATCATACTGTGCAACGAATATCATGATAACTTACAAATCATTCATCTTAGAATCGAACTGTCGAGCATCAAATTGAGCTCCTTCTGGTGCCAAGCGTGCCATGACTGCCATGTACCTTTATGCGTAAGTGAATACTAACACTCTACAGTAAGTGATAAATCTATAACCATATTAATAAAGTAACAAACTTGAATCtcaaaatgatcattttatcaaggAACCGAAAGGACAGGGAGAGACATAAGCTTTTCTTTTATATTCACGAAAAATGTCGAAAGATCTAACAGCCATTGAACACAGTAGGTAACAAATTTACTTATCCGCACTCAATTTTTACACCAAACTAAACAATTTATTCATATTAGACACAAATCAAAATTAGTACACAACAATATACTAACTCCGCCCCTGTTTCCactatgaacaaaaaaaaagtccaGATTTACATCCCTCCTGTTTAATTTAATGGATCTCAAGCATAGTAAATTTCATTTGCCCTCATTATTACTCGAACCTTAAACTACAGATCTCGTATCGATAACTATatcttaaaatgaaattaaaaaaaaaaacttgctCTAACAGCTCAAGTTTTATTAATTTCTCTGAGgtacataacataatatttttcattgttaCAAGTTATAACTAAtgctttttcaaaaaaaaacaaataagatCCCAGAATGGTTCGATAATTGTTATTACTATATATTAAACAGAGATAATCAAAGAATTAAATGTGCAAGTAAAGTAACATAAGTGAAAATTAATGAGAAAAAAGACGAGATTAACGTACTGATTAGTAAAAAATTAGGAACGTCGACGGTAATAGCGTTGTATAAGAAAGTGAGAATGAGCTTAGCAAAAATTaaacacttaatttttttgtttgttttttcttctGTTAAGAGAAGTATGAAGAAGAGGAAAAGGTCTTTCCATAAGCATATAAAACGGGTCTAAAGGACAGGTGTCATAACATTCCATGCACTCCCCttgtttaattgttttttttttttaaatagaaaatgtgagattattttatttcgtgtttgattatattaattagttCCGCTCAGTGGGCTCATGTAGTTAAGGGATGTTGATCGATACCTCTTCGTCGGAAAATTACATTGTGTAGctagaataaaaattatttttttatgtatatatatattacatattgacACTCCTTAGGTTCTATacgattttatttcttaatattttgacACTCCTTAAATAAAATTCTAGCTCCGTCATTGATTCCACTATAGCTAATCTCATAAAATCTTTCATAcgtttaaaattttcttatatatatcttgtctatatatacatagtgttttaactttttagtgtatataaaataagttcagttGGTAATCTTTTGAACGGAGAAGTGAGTCATGCGCCCAGAAAGAGTGTTGAAGTTTAAGAGATCAAAAAGTCTTGCAAAACAAACATCGCTTATCATAAAGATGTTAGTTTCTTCTTAGAAAATGGTCCCACTCGATCGCTTAATAGACTTCATTAAATGTACAATCAAAGATcagtatgaagtctaagtaaagCAACGCCAGATACTTCATAATTGACATAAAATTTTAGCATAATGTTTAGTTGTAAATTTGAGTTTGGTTATACACCCCATAAGTATTCTTATATGATAttggattttattttctttttcatgttaGCCTATTAGATTTATCGATAAGTTTGGTAGAactgataaaaatataatagtcataatacataaatgttgtctttaatttcactttattttatatttatgtcccttaattttatttttgcacaagtagacactcaaaatttgtataaaattaaatgttcTACGTGGTATAAAACACGTAGGACACCAAATAGGATACAAATTGTTATATAGGATGTCACGTAAGATGTGTATAtctatttgtataattttatacaaatttaagtgtctacttgtacaTATCCAAAGTTAAAAGGCATAAATATaacctaattaaatagtatatttatgtagtatgccaatataatatattaataatatgaaattgctaatataaaattagttcaaaacttataattacaaattataatttcGAAATAACCTAATGGGCAAACTAAACGAATCTCTAGTCCAAAATGGAATATTGGACAAAGCCCAATAGGATAGCACAAGGCCCATTGGAATTTTCATATTTCTTCGTTGGTTCCAATGCTTAGCCTAAACAATATTCTTTGCTTATCTCAGGTGCTCCCGATCATCTTTGTCGATCACTTTATGAAACCCTAGATCTCGGTCACCACTCTACTGCAAACCATTTGCAAGGTTTGATTCTTATTTTCTCtccttttgtttaatttttgtaGAAATTGGTTTGTTATGAATAAGATCTTATGGAACTGAATTTGCTACTGTTTCACACCTTCATGCTACCATTAGAAGCTGTTCAAGTTTGAATCACTGGTCCAATGGtgaaattttgtttttctttttttttttcgttttgaaATATTCGCTATTGCATTATGTAAAAGTTGATGTGGAAAACAGTAGTAGAAGTTTGATTGATGATCAGGATTCTATTGACAATGTGGAGTTCAGCTGAGGAAACAGCTTGCTATTATGTTATTCTCATTAACAGTTATAATTGAGCTCATTTTACTCGGGTTTCTGTTGACAATGTGGAATTCCGCTGAGGAAACAGCTTGCTATTATGTTATTCTCATTCACAGTTATAATTGAGCTCATTTTACTCGGGAAACCTGAAATTTTGTTTGATGTTTagtttatatatacatattattgcTGCGTTTAGATAGGTTGATAGATACAAAAGTATAACACGAGTATTTGTTTTCAGGAGTGCTTTTTTGTTCATctctaatacaaatataaaatgttGCGAATATGGCATACCTGCTGCCTTCAGAATGTTGTGAGCATGGCAGACCCGCTGCCTTCAGTTCCTATTATATGCATAGAATTGTTACATACACATATAGAAGGTCCGAACCCATTTCACAAAGAAGTAGTGGATTTCAGTGGTACTCTGTATTTTACTGACTTAAAACTCCTGGATGGGGCTTTGGTTGTGGAATGTTTTTAACACTAATGGTCTCTGACAGCATGTGTGCTGTAAATGGCTTATAGATTTGCTAATATGTTCGCTTTATGTGTTATATACTTAGTGCTggatttaataatttattgttaTGGCAGAGAATAATATTCCAAAGTTGGTAAAATGGCtgatgatagtaaggcagctgAGAACCATAACCTCACTTCGGATAGTAACTTATCTTCAGAAAGCGGTAATGAGGTATCAATTGATTCCTTAGCACGAAAGGTACAAGAATCTCTCTCACTGTCGAAGAGGCATAAGTTTTGGGAGACCCAACCAGTGGGCCAGTTCAAGGATCTTGGAGATTCAAGCTTGCCTGAAGGTCCTATTGAACCTCCAACACCCTTAACTGAAGTTAAACAGGAGCCTTACAATCTTCCTAGTCCATATGAGTGGACCACCTGTGATTTGGACTCAGAAGATATGTGTAATGAGGTCTATCTTCTGCTAACAAACAATTATGTAGAAGATGATGAGAACATGTTTAGGTTCAATTACTCAAAGGAATTTCTTCGATGGGCACTACATCCTCCAGGTTACTATAAGAGCTGGCACATAGGAGTCAGAGTGAAGACCTCAAAAAAATTGGTTGCTTTTATCACAGGGGTACCTGCAAAGATACGTGCTAGAGATAACGTCGTGATCATGGCAGAGATAAACTTTCTGTGTGTTCATAAGAAGCTTAGATCAAAGAGACTTGCTCCTGTCATGATAAAGGAGGTCACAAGGAGAGTTCACTTGGAAAACATTTGGCAAGCTGCTTATACAGCTGGGGTGGTTCTTCCAACACCTGTATCCACATGTCAATATTGGCATAGATCTTTGAATCCAAAGAAGCTTATCGATGTCGGATTTTCTAGGCTTGGTGCGAGGATGACAATGAGCCGCACAATAAAGCTTTACAAGTTACCTGATCAGACCGTCACACCTGGGTTCAGAAAGATGGAGCTCCATGATGTTCCTGCTGTTACTCGATTGCTTAGGGATTACTTGAAGCACTTTGTGGTTGCACCTGATTTTGATGAGAATGACGTAGAGCACTGGCTTCTGCCAAAGGAGGGTGTTGTTGACAGCTATCTGGTTGAAAGCCCCGAGTCTCATGAAATCACTGACTTCTGCAGTTTTTACACCCTCCCTTCATCAATTCTTGGTAATCAGAATTATTCCACTCTGAAGGCTGCTTATTCTTATTACAACGTTTCAACTAAAACTCCATGGATTCAGTTGATGAATGATGCTCTCATAGTGGCTAAGAAAAAGGATTTTGACGTTTTCAATGCTCTAGATGTTATGCATAACGAAACTTTCTTGAAGGAACTAAAGTTTGGCCCCGGTGATGGGCAACTCCACTACTATCTCTACAACTATCGAATAAAGCATGTTTTAAGACCATCAGAACTTGGGCTTGTACTGTTGTAATTTGTGCTTGGGAGATTATTGCCTGCCTGGGAAGCATTTTTTTTGGTGATGTGCTCGGTCTCATTTTTTAAGCCCCCTTTGCCCTGTTAAACTTTGTTTGCATCCATGAATTGATCAAGGCACAAGTGTGAACATAGTCTTTGCACTTAAATCGATTGTACTTTATGATGTCTGATCTTATATAATTCATCCATGTTGATCCCAAGATCTTAAATATTCAGAACCGTGGATAAAGAATTTTTTCTCTTTACCTTATTTCTTATTAACTATCATCTTTTGCGCAACTCCGGAAGcatttcttttcttgaaaaattgaaaatgttaCACCTAATACATTGAAAAAATTGAACCACTCTGGTACTGTACCTATTATCTGGAATGCAGGAGATTAAATTGAACAAACTATAAAGTTTAATGCAAATCTTACCTTTtgtagtgatttttttttcttgttaagtTTTTACTTTGTGTTGCTTAGATGTATAATACTGTTTTGCAAGTTCCTAAATTAATCTTCTAgcaagaatatatattttttttcatgggaTGTCCATTTTGCACTTCTTACATGATGACAAACAATTAAACATCAAGAGTTGAAAATTACTTTTTGCATTGGAACTGATTTTAGAAATCTGCAATGTGATTTCTTTGCCACAACTGTACCTTGGTTTAGTTTTGCCTTTTTCAATTGTTAAAGGCAATTACTGTTCCGGAGAAACTAAAAGTATGTCCATTCAAGTGCTCTTTCCATAGGCTCAATAAGCCAAGATTCATAAAATATGATAACATTTCATTAGAATATCAGTTTTTGTTCAAGAAATTCAATTTACTTTGACATTCACTGGAatcaaaaaagtatttttctgtTTCCAAATTTACAACGGGGTGCTGTGGTGGTGACTATATTGTATCTCTGTACATTTAGTATTTACAGATTTTCTGGACTGAAAATATGCTTGAAAACTGAGGTGGTGACCAGCGGTATCACCTGTATGGCATCAAAGTTGAGAAAATTAACAGATTTGAAAACAATTCATGGTAAATAACCTTAAAGCCCAGTCAGACTGGGTTATGGAAGGGGAATAAATTTCAGaaacttttttaaaagtaaCTAATGAAGGCTTATGGTAATCATTACCTTGTCAATAGGTACAAGAGCAGTTATGCTGCTTTATCTGATTGACTGTCAGAAATACTGTTTCTTATTTCCTGATAGAAAAAAGGACATAGAGCAGCTTAAGTACATGTGATAtccatttgatttaaaaaaggCAGTCTGATGCACTAAGTTCCGGCTATGTATTAGGTCAGGGGAAAGCCAGACCATATTGAATGGTCTCATTCAGAAGGAATGTGCCTTCATTAGATGAAGAAGCTGAGTGATTGGCATCAAATATTTCTTATGAGAGGTTTgatcaaattatattatgattaggGGTCCCCAGGCCGAACATAAAATGAAGCTTAAGTTAAGGTAACATACCTCAGTCACTGCTAAGTTCTCTTGTGAACTTGAGGGACGTCTGTAGTCTAATGCAATGTTTTTTAGTCGTTCCAATTCAGGCAATATGACTGAACCAAGGTCTGGCCTGTCCTTCCTCCTGAGTTCGCAACATTTTAGAGACAATTTAGCGAAGGATAGCGCCTCCTCTAAGGGCCAATCGTTCACTGATGGATCTAGTATATCATCAAACTTTCCCTTTTCAATTGACCTCTCAACATGGTGCGTCAAACCCATTGGAGGCCTTGCTGTAATTATTTGTAATAACATGATTCCCAAAGAGTAAACATCTGATTTTGTATTCAGCATCCCAGTCTTTTGGTATTCAGGGTCAATATAGCAAAATGTCCCAGCAGCTGATGT
Proteins encoded in this region:
- the LOC101244494 gene encoding eukaryotic initiation factor 4A-8 isoform X2; this encodes MARLAPEGAQFDARQFDSKMNDLLAAEGKDFFTSYDEVYDSFDAMGLQENLLRGIYAYGFEKPSAIQQRGIVPFCKGLDVIQQAQSGTGKTATFCSGILQQLDYGLIQCQSLVLAPTRELAQQIEKVMRALGDYLGVKVHACVGGTSVREDQRILAAGVHVVVGTPGRVFDMLRRQSLRPDCLRMFVLDEADEMLSRGFKDQIYDIFQMLPTKVQVGVFSATMPPEALDITRKFMNKPVRILVKRDELTLEGIKQFYVNVDKEEWKLETLCDLYETLAITQSVIFVNTRRKVDWLTDKMRSRDHTVSATHGDMDQNTRDIIMREFRSGSSRVLITTDLLARGIDVQQVSLVINYDLPTQPENYLHRIGRSGRFGRKGVAINFVTTDDERMLFDIQKFYNVVIEELPSNVADLL
- the LOC101244494 gene encoding eukaryotic initiation factor 4A-8 isoform X1; the encoded protein is MAVMARLAPEGAQFDARQFDSKMNDLLAAEGKDFFTSYDEVYDSFDAMGLQENLLRGIYAYGFEKPSAIQQRGIVPFCKGLDVIQQAQSGTGKTATFCSGILQQLDYGLIQCQSLVLAPTRELAQQIEKVMRALGDYLGVKVHACVGGTSVREDQRILAAGVHVVVGTPGRVFDMLRRQSLRPDCLRMFVLDEADEMLSRGFKDQIYDIFQMLPTKVQVGVFSATMPPEALDITRKFMNKPVRILVKRDELTLEGIKQFYVNVDKEEWKLETLCDLYETLAITQSVIFVNTRRKVDWLTDKMRSRDHTVSATHGDMDQNTRDIIMREFRSGSSRVLITTDLLARGIDVQQVSLVINYDLPTQPENYLHRIGRSGRFGRKGVAINFVTTDDERMLFDIQKFYNVVIEELPSNVADLL
- the LOC101247132 gene encoding glycylpeptide N-tetradecanoyltransferase 1-like, with the translated sequence MADDSKAAENHNLTSDSNLSSESGNEVSIDSLARKVQESLSLSKRHKFWETQPVGQFKDLGDSSLPEGPIEPPTPLTEVKQEPYNLPSPYEWTTCDLDSEDMCNEVYLLLTNNYVEDDENMFRFNYSKEFLRWALHPPGYYKSWHIGVRVKTSKKLVAFITGVPAKIRARDNVVIMAEINFLCVHKKLRSKRLAPVMIKEVTRRVHLENIWQAAYTAGVVLPTPVSTCQYWHRSLNPKKLIDVGFSRLGARMTMSRTIKLYKLPDQTVTPGFRKMELHDVPAVTRLLRDYLKHFVVAPDFDENDVEHWLLPKEGVVDSYLVESPESHEITDFCSFYTLPSSILGNQNYSTLKAAYSYYNVSTKTPWIQLMNDALIVAKKKDFDVFNALDVMHNETFLKELKFGPGDGQLHYYLYNYRIKHVLRPSELGLVLL